One genomic region from Cellulomonas hominis encodes:
- a CDS encoding PAC2 family protein, which yields MTEQANGPAGLPEQETILLAAFEGWNDAGSAASQALEHLHEAWHAEQVDELDPEEYHDFQVNRPVIGAGADGRREITWPTTAVAVATTPQARRQVVLVHGIEPSMRWRRYCGELLDIAEGLRATTVVTLGALLADVPHTRPIPVTATSEDPAVREALDVESNSYEGPTGIVGVLQHEAAARGMRTVSLWAAVPHYVAHPPSPKATLALLHRIEALTGEPIPLGDLPEDAAAWQDGVDELASEDSEIAEYVRQLEEAKDTAELPEASGEAIAQEFERYLRRRDKGIGG from the coding sequence ATGACCGAGCAGGCGAACGGCCCCGCGGGCCTCCCGGAGCAGGAGACGATCCTGCTCGCGGCCTTCGAAGGCTGGAACGACGCCGGGTCCGCCGCCAGCCAGGCCCTGGAGCACCTGCACGAGGCCTGGCACGCCGAGCAGGTCGACGAGCTGGACCCGGAGGAGTACCACGACTTCCAGGTGAACCGGCCGGTGATCGGCGCCGGGGCGGACGGCCGCCGGGAGATCACCTGGCCGACCACCGCCGTGGCCGTCGCGACCACCCCGCAGGCCCGCCGGCAGGTCGTCCTCGTGCACGGCATCGAGCCCTCCATGCGCTGGCGGCGGTACTGCGGCGAGCTCCTCGACATCGCCGAGGGCCTGCGCGCCACCACCGTCGTCACGCTCGGCGCGCTGCTCGCGGACGTCCCGCACACCCGGCCGATCCCGGTGACCGCCACCAGCGAGGACCCGGCCGTCCGCGAGGCCCTCGACGTCGAGAGCAACTCGTACGAGGGCCCGACCGGCATCGTCGGGGTCCTGCAGCACGAGGCCGCCGCCCGCGGGATGCGCACCGTCTCCCTGTGGGCCGCCGTCCCGCACTACGTCGCGCACCCGCCGTCGCCCAAGGCGACCCTCGCGCTGCTGCACCGCATCGAGGCCCTCACCGGCGAGCCGATCCCGCTGGGCGACCTGCCGGAGGACGCGGCCGCCTGGCAGGACGGCGTCGACGAGCTCGCGAGCGAGGACTCGGAGATCGCCGAGTACGTCCGCCAGCTCGAGGAGGCGAAGGACACCGCCGAGCTCCCGGAGGCCAGCGGCGAGGCGATCGCCCAGGAGTTCGAGCGCTACCTGCGCCGGCGGGACAAGGGCATCGGGGGCTGA
- a CDS encoding DUF4232 domain-containing protein, whose product MAVAGFDAALGSRYLLLRATNATPDPCVVEGRPEVGFLRASGTLVPDVETGTPTGTPAPDALVVGPGGTVSAQLRWGAMSTSQDPDVTVALLVTPVPGAAAVRLDAPEGGIDVLAGAAVEVGAWQRAVEGWGG is encoded by the coding sequence GTGGCCGTCGCCGGGTTCGACGCCGCCCTGGGCAGCCGCTACCTGCTGCTGCGCGCCACCAACGCCACCCCGGACCCGTGCGTCGTCGAGGGGCGCCCCGAGGTCGGGTTCCTCCGGGCGTCCGGCACGCTCGTGCCCGACGTCGAGACCGGCACCCCCACCGGGACACCGGCCCCGGATGCCCTGGTGGTCGGCCCCGGCGGCACGGTGTCCGCGCAGCTCCGGTGGGGGGCGATGTCGACCTCGCAGGACCCGGACGTCACCGTCGCCCTGCTGGTCACGCCGGTCCCCGGTGCCGCGGCGGTGCGGCTGGACGCGCCCGAGGGCGGCATCGACGTGCTGGCCGGCGCCGCGGTGGAGGTCGGCGCCTGGCAGCGCGCCGTCGAGGGCTGGGGCGGCTAG
- a CDS encoding M20/M25/M40 family metallo-hydrolase translates to MTPAPPASTDVPPHDTTAAEAEVVRIAQDLIRFDTSNYGDGSGPGERSAAEHVMTLLHEVGLEPELFESAPGRANVVVRLEGSDRSRPALVLHGHTDVVPAEAKDWKVDPFAGEEFDGMVWGRGAVDMKGMDAMILAVVRQMVREGRRPARDVVVAMFADEEAGGRYGARYAVDHRPELFEGATEAVSEVGGFSVDVQGRRAYLLQTAEKGIAWLRLVADGTAGHGSAVNPDNAVTELAGAIARIGAYQWDTRLTPTVLALLEGVADLTGLPLDVDDPLAIDRLIGALGPARRFVGSSIRTLANPTQLHAGYKTNVIPGRATATVDVRPLPGDHEDVLATVRELAGPHVRVEPEHLDIGLEVPATGALVDTMTDVLRAQDPGAVVLPYMLSAGTDNKSLARLGIAGYGFAPLRLPADLDFTALFHGVDERVPADSLRFGVRVLDGLLREA, encoded by the coding sequence ATGACCCCCGCGCCTCCCGCCAGCACCGACGTCCCGCCGCACGACACGACGGCGGCCGAGGCGGAGGTCGTGCGGATCGCCCAGGACCTCATCCGGTTCGACACCTCGAACTACGGCGACGGCTCGGGCCCGGGGGAGCGGTCCGCCGCCGAGCACGTCATGACGCTGCTGCACGAGGTCGGCCTGGAGCCCGAGCTGTTCGAGTCCGCCCCGGGTCGCGCGAACGTGGTCGTGCGCCTGGAGGGCAGCGACCGCAGCCGCCCCGCGCTGGTGCTGCACGGCCACACCGACGTCGTCCCCGCCGAGGCGAAGGACTGGAAGGTCGACCCGTTCGCCGGCGAGGAGTTCGACGGCATGGTCTGGGGCCGCGGGGCCGTGGACATGAAGGGCATGGACGCGATGATCCTGGCGGTCGTCCGCCAGATGGTCCGCGAGGGGCGCCGGCCCGCCCGGGACGTCGTCGTCGCGATGTTCGCGGACGAGGAGGCCGGCGGCCGGTACGGCGCCCGCTACGCCGTCGACCACCGGCCCGAGCTGTTCGAGGGTGCGACCGAGGCGGTCTCCGAGGTCGGCGGCTTCTCCGTGGACGTGCAGGGCCGCCGCGCCTACCTGCTGCAGACCGCCGAGAAGGGCATCGCCTGGCTGCGCCTGGTCGCGGACGGCACCGCGGGGCACGGCTCGGCCGTCAACCCGGACAACGCCGTCACCGAGCTGGCCGGGGCCATCGCCCGGATCGGCGCCTACCAGTGGGACACGCGGCTCACCCCGACCGTCCTCGCGCTGCTCGAGGGCGTCGCCGACCTCACCGGCCTGCCGCTCGACGTGGACGACCCGCTGGCCATCGACCGGCTGATCGGCGCGCTCGGCCCGGCCCGCCGGTTCGTCGGCTCCTCGATCCGCACGCTCGCGAACCCGACGCAGCTGCACGCCGGCTACAAGACGAACGTCATCCCCGGCCGGGCCACCGCGACCGTCGACGTCCGCCCGCTGCCGGGCGACCACGAGGACGTCCTCGCGACGGTCCGGGAGCTCGCCGGCCCGCACGTGCGCGTCGAGCCCGAGCACCTGGACATCGGCCTGGAGGTCCCCGCGACCGGGGCGCTGGTCGACACGATGACCGACGTCCTGCGCGCGCAGGACCCGGGGGCGGTCGTGCTGCCGTACATGCTGTCCGCGGGCACGGACAACAAGTCGCTCGCACGCCTCGGCATCGCCGGCTACGGGTTCGCCCCGCTGCGGCTGCCCGCCGACCTCGACTTCACCGCGCTGTTCCACGGCGTGGACGAGCGCGTGCCGGCGGACTCCCTGCGGTTCGGCGTGCGGGTGCTGGACGGTCTGCTGCGCGAGGCCTGA
- a CDS encoding VOC family protein, translated as MRLQLTILATTRFDAMRRFYRGLTGWPATADAPNYLELRPEPGAPGLAVYELGSFLRNLDGPTPPAAAHGTQRTTELYLGVDDLPAATALARDLGGTPLGGPEPRGWGDVVQYVLDPDGNVCALARPADG; from the coding sequence GTGCGCCTGCAGCTGACGATCCTCGCCACGACCCGGTTCGACGCGATGCGCCGGTTCTACCGCGGCCTCACCGGCTGGCCCGCGACGGCCGACGCCCCGAACTACCTCGAGCTGCGCCCCGAGCCGGGCGCCCCCGGCCTGGCGGTGTACGAGCTCGGGTCGTTCCTGCGGAACCTCGACGGGCCGACGCCGCCCGCCGCCGCGCACGGCACCCAGCGGACCACCGAGCTGTACCTCGGCGTCGACGACCTCCCCGCCGCGACCGCCCTCGCCCGCGACCTCGGCGGCACGCCGCTCGGCGGCCCCGAGCCGCGGGGCTGGGGCGACGTCGTGCAGTACGTCCTCGACCCGGACGGCAACGTGTGCGCCCTGGCGCGGCCGGCGGACGGCTGA
- a CDS encoding DUF5703 family protein, with translation MATTAAGGDPLDTPGNRASAARQYEYRVVTIPRTTSRTDARRLLTDEAEHGRWELARTLLYSGGERKVWLRRRIIRVRSTLGAFGD, from the coding sequence ATGGCCACCACGGCTGCGGGCGGGGACCCGCTGGACACGCCGGGGAACCGCGCGAGCGCGGCCCGGCAGTACGAGTACCGCGTCGTGACGATCCCGCGGACGACGAGCCGCACCGACGCACGGCGCCTGCTCACGGACGAGGCCGAGCACGGCCGCTGGGAGCTCGCGCGGACGCTGCTCTACTCGGGCGGCGAGCGGAAGGTGTGGCTCCGGCGCCGGATCATCCGGGTCCGGTCCACGCTCGGGGCGTTCGGGGACTGA
- a CDS encoding GNAT family N-acetyltransferase — MEPFELTDGVVLLRVPGPTDVDRITALCQDPAIQEWTTVPSPYARADGEGFVSGMVADGWAAGSSLNWAVRVDGELVGMVGLAMEGAGSAEIGYWLAPDRRGQGLMSRAVALVVDAAFGRLGLDRLSWRAYVGNLPSRAVAERAGFRVEGEVRGGGVQRGVRRDEWLGTLLRSDTPGAQPRNPSPGGDRAKMAG; from the coding sequence ATGGAACCCTTCGAGCTGACCGACGGGGTGGTGCTGCTGCGCGTCCCCGGCCCCACCGACGTCGACAGGATCACCGCGCTCTGCCAGGACCCGGCGATCCAGGAGTGGACCACCGTGCCGAGCCCGTACGCGCGGGCGGACGGCGAGGGCTTCGTCTCCGGGATGGTCGCCGACGGGTGGGCCGCGGGCAGCAGCCTCAACTGGGCGGTCCGGGTCGACGGCGAGCTCGTGGGCATGGTCGGGCTCGCGATGGAGGGCGCCGGCTCCGCGGAGATCGGCTACTGGCTCGCGCCCGACCGCCGCGGGCAGGGGCTGATGTCCCGCGCCGTCGCGCTGGTCGTGGACGCGGCGTTCGGCCGGCTCGGCCTGGACCGGCTGTCGTGGCGCGCGTACGTCGGCAACCTGCCGTCGCGCGCCGTGGCGGAGCGCGCGGGGTTCCGGGTCGAGGGCGAGGTGCGCGGCGGCGGCGTCCAGCGCGGCGTCCGGCGGGACGAATGGCTGGGCACGCTGCTGCGGTCCGACACGCCCGGCGCGCAGCCCCGGAACCCGTCCCCGGGCGGCGACCGGGCCAAGATGGCGGGATGA
- the mshC gene encoding cysteine--1-D-myo-inosityl 2-amino-2-deoxy-alpha-D-glucopyranoside ligase, whose translation MLTWPAPQIPQLPGQGGPVRVRDTTTGDLVVAGPGPDATVYVCGITPYDATHMGHAATYVAFDLLVRGWLDEGKRVRYASNVTDVDDPLLERAEATGVDWRELAADQTALYLEDMTALGVVPPDVYTGAVEAVPAVVAAVEAMVADGSAYVVGVPDAHGQGAGDVYAAVSADPAFGEVARLSRPDMLKLFGERGGDPERPGKRDALDPLLWRAARPGEPCWDGGDLGPGRPGWHIECAVIARDGIGLPFDVQGGGSDLRFPHHEMSTSHARLLDDGEGARTHVHTGMVGLHGEKMSKSLGNLVLVSQLRADGVDAMAVRLAILDHHYASDWEWTDAVLDAARARLDRWRSAVSGNGGPAADATLAEIRAAVADDLDAPRALRAVDAWAEAALAGAEDEQGAPGVIARAVNALLGVRL comes from the coding sequence GTGCTCACCTGGCCCGCCCCGCAGATCCCGCAGCTCCCCGGCCAGGGGGGTCCCGTGCGCGTCCGGGACACGACGACGGGCGACCTCGTCGTCGCCGGCCCGGGGCCGGACGCCACGGTGTACGTCTGCGGCATCACGCCCTACGACGCGACCCACATGGGGCACGCCGCGACCTACGTGGCGTTCGACCTGCTGGTGCGCGGCTGGCTCGACGAGGGCAAGCGCGTCCGCTACGCCTCGAACGTCACCGACGTGGACGACCCGCTGCTGGAGCGCGCGGAGGCCACCGGCGTCGACTGGCGCGAGCTCGCCGCGGACCAGACCGCCCTGTACCTCGAGGACATGACGGCGCTCGGCGTCGTGCCGCCGGACGTGTACACCGGCGCGGTCGAGGCCGTGCCGGCCGTCGTGGCGGCGGTCGAGGCGATGGTCGCGGACGGTTCCGCGTACGTGGTCGGGGTGCCCGACGCCCACGGCCAGGGCGCCGGCGACGTGTACGCGGCGGTGTCCGCCGACCCGGCGTTCGGCGAGGTCGCCCGCCTCTCGCGCCCCGACATGCTCAAGCTGTTCGGCGAGCGCGGCGGCGACCCCGAGCGACCGGGCAAGCGCGACGCCCTCGACCCGCTGCTCTGGCGCGCGGCCCGCCCGGGGGAGCCCTGCTGGGACGGCGGCGACCTCGGCCCCGGGCGCCCCGGCTGGCACATCGAGTGCGCGGTGATCGCCCGCGACGGCATCGGCCTGCCGTTCGACGTGCAGGGCGGCGGCTCCGACCTGCGGTTCCCGCACCACGAGATGAGCACGTCGCACGCGCGGCTGCTCGACGACGGCGAGGGCGCCCGCACGCACGTGCACACCGGCATGGTGGGGCTGCACGGCGAGAAGATGAGCAAGTCCCTGGGCAACCTGGTGCTCGTCTCGCAGCTGCGGGCCGACGGGGTGGACGCCATGGCGGTGCGCCTGGCGATCCTCGACCACCACTACGCGTCCGACTGGGAGTGGACCGACGCGGTGCTGGACGCCGCCCGGGCCCGGCTGGACCGGTGGCGCTCGGCGGTGTCCGGGAACGGCGGGCCGGCGGCGGACGCGACGCTGGCGGAGATCCGCGCGGCCGTCGCCGACGACCTCGACGCGCCGCGCGCGCTGCGGGCCGTGGACGCCTGGGCCGAGGCCGCGCTGGCGGGCGCCGAGGACGAGCAGGGCGCGCCCGGTGTCATCGCCCGAGCCGTGAACGCGCTGCTCGGGGTCCGGCTCTAG
- a CDS encoding M3 family metallopeptidase, translating to MTATLDADNPFAAPSPLPYGLPDFTRIRPEHFRPALLAGMAEQRAEVEAIAASADAPTVANTLDALERSGRLLHRAGTVFFNQSSSDSTPALEELEEEVAPLLAAHHDAIYLDRRLFARVEALHAAHAAGDLDLAPDTAWLLHRQHTAFVRAGVRLDDAAQTRLRELNAEITRLETVFGRLLLAETNDSAVLLTDEAELAGLPEDARAAAAEAAARRGHAGAWLVDLVLPTQQPALAQLTDRAVRERVHRASVARGGRGGEHDTRATLLALARLRAERARLLGYPHHAAYIAEDATAKTPEAVADMLGRLAPAAVANARAEAADLEEALRRDVPGATLEAWDWAYYAEQVRKERRSLDDALLRPYLELDRVLHEGVFRAAHELYGLTFTERPDLTGYHPDVRVFEVADADGSGLGLFLGDYWTRDSKRGGAWMNNLVDQSTLLDEAPVVVNNLNIPKPPAGSPTLLTWDEVITLFHEFGHALHGLFSAVRYPSQSGTEVPRDFVEYPSQVNEMWAWEPSILRAYAVHHVTGEPMPQEWVDTLIAARQDGEGFATTEYLAAALLDQAWYRLAPEEVPADVDAVEPFEAAALEAAGIAFAPVPPRYRTTYFNHVFGGGYSAGYYSYIWSEVLDADTVTWFAENGGLRRENGDTFRARLLSRGGSVDPMAAFRDLRGRDPEIAPLLARRGLDAS from the coding sequence ATGACTGCCACGCTCGACGCGGACAACCCGTTCGCCGCACCGTCCCCGCTGCCCTACGGCCTGCCCGACTTCACCCGGATCCGCCCGGAGCACTTCCGGCCGGCCCTGCTCGCCGGCATGGCCGAGCAGCGCGCCGAGGTCGAGGCGATCGCCGCCTCGGCGGACGCGCCCACGGTGGCGAACACCCTCGACGCCCTCGAGCGCTCGGGCCGGCTGCTGCACCGCGCGGGGACCGTGTTCTTCAACCAGTCCTCGTCCGACTCCACCCCCGCGCTGGAGGAGCTCGAGGAGGAGGTCGCCCCGCTGCTGGCGGCCCACCACGACGCGATCTACCTCGACCGCCGGCTGTTCGCCCGCGTCGAGGCGCTGCACGCCGCGCACGCGGCCGGCGACCTCGACCTCGCCCCGGACACCGCGTGGCTGCTGCACCGCCAGCACACCGCGTTCGTGCGCGCCGGCGTCCGCCTGGACGACGCCGCGCAGACCCGGCTGCGCGAGCTGAACGCCGAGATCACCCGCCTGGAGACCGTGTTCGGGCGCCTGCTGCTCGCGGAGACCAACGACTCCGCGGTGCTGCTGACCGACGAGGCCGAGCTCGCCGGGCTGCCGGAGGACGCGCGCGCGGCCGCCGCCGAGGCCGCCGCGCGGCGCGGGCACGCGGGCGCCTGGCTGGTCGACCTCGTCCTGCCGACCCAGCAGCCCGCCCTGGCCCAGCTCACCGACCGCGCCGTGCGCGAGCGCGTGCACCGCGCGTCCGTCGCGCGCGGCGGCCGGGGCGGCGAGCACGACACCCGGGCCACCCTGCTGGCGCTCGCCCGGCTGCGGGCGGAGCGCGCCCGGCTGCTCGGCTACCCGCACCACGCCGCGTACATCGCCGAGGACGCCACCGCGAAGACCCCGGAGGCCGTCGCCGACATGCTCGGCCGGCTCGCCCCCGCGGCCGTCGCGAACGCCCGCGCCGAGGCCGCCGACCTGGAGGAGGCGCTGCGCCGCGACGTGCCCGGCGCCACGCTGGAGGCCTGGGACTGGGCGTACTACGCCGAGCAGGTCCGCAAGGAGCGCCGCTCCCTGGACGACGCGCTGCTGCGCCCGTACCTCGAGCTCGACCGGGTGCTGCACGAGGGGGTGTTCCGGGCCGCGCACGAGCTGTACGGCCTGACCTTCACCGAGCGCCCCGACCTCACCGGCTACCACCCCGACGTGCGGGTGTTCGAGGTCGCCGACGCCGACGGCTCCGGCCTCGGGCTGTTCCTCGGCGACTACTGGACCCGCGACTCCAAGCGCGGCGGCGCGTGGATGAACAACCTGGTCGACCAGTCGACGCTGCTCGACGAGGCGCCGGTCGTGGTGAACAACCTCAACATCCCGAAGCCGCCCGCGGGCTCCCCGACGCTGCTGACGTGGGACGAGGTCATCACGCTGTTCCACGAGTTCGGCCACGCGCTGCACGGGCTGTTCTCGGCGGTGAGGTACCCGTCGCAGTCCGGGACCGAGGTGCCGCGGGACTTCGTGGAGTACCCGTCGCAGGTCAACGAGATGTGGGCGTGGGAGCCGTCGATCCTGCGCGCGTACGCCGTGCACCACGTGACCGGCGAGCCGATGCCGCAGGAGTGGGTCGACACGCTGATCGCGGCCCGGCAGGACGGCGAGGGCTTCGCCACGACCGAGTACCTCGCCGCGGCGCTGCTGGACCAGGCCTGGTACCGGCTCGCGCCCGAGGAGGTGCCGGCGGACGTCGACGCCGTCGAGCCGTTCGAGGCCGCCGCGCTGGAGGCCGCGGGCATCGCGTTCGCGCCGGTGCCGCCGCGGTACCGGACGACGTACTTCAACCACGTGTTCGGCGGCGGCTACTCGGCCGGGTACTACTCGTACATCTGGTCCGAGGTGCTGGACGCCGACACGGTGACGTGGTTCGCGGAGAACGGCGGGCTGCGGCGGGAGAACGGCGACACGTTCCGGGCGCGGCTGCTGTCCCGCGGCGGCTCGGTCGACCCGATGGCCGCGTTCCGCGACCTGCGCGGCCGCGACCCGGAGATCGCCCCGCTCCTGGCGCGCCGCGGCCTCGACGCGTCCTGA
- a CDS encoding undecaprenyl-diphosphate phosphatase has product MSVWEAIVLGLVQGLTEFLPVSSSAHLRIVGELIGSGDPGAAFTAITQIGTETAVLLYFRRDIARICTHWWRAVRGDLGPDWRSRLGAPPGAAPDPDARMAWFIALGSVPIVVLGLLFQDAIEQPFRNLWLIVLTLAGFALVLDWADRRGRKSKPLGDLTPRHAVYFGLAQAMALIPGVSRSGGTITAGLLMGYTREAAARYSFLLAIPAVLGSGLYQLASSVGDFGSAGTPGLGVTLIATLVAFVVGYVVIIGFLKIVSTYSYRPFVVYRIGLAVVVALLLVTGVLHPLAGA; this is encoded by the coding sequence ATGAGCGTCTGGGAGGCGATCGTCCTCGGCCTCGTGCAGGGTCTGACCGAGTTCCTGCCCGTCTCGTCCTCCGCGCACCTGCGGATCGTGGGCGAGCTGATCGGCTCCGGGGACCCCGGCGCGGCGTTCACGGCGATCACCCAGATCGGGACCGAGACCGCGGTGCTGCTGTACTTCCGGCGCGACATCGCCCGGATCTGCACGCACTGGTGGCGGGCGGTGCGCGGCGACCTCGGACCCGACTGGCGGTCCCGCCTCGGCGCGCCCCCCGGCGCAGCGCCCGACCCGGACGCGCGGATGGCCTGGTTCATCGCGCTCGGCTCGGTGCCCATCGTGGTGCTCGGCCTGCTGTTCCAGGACGCCATCGAGCAGCCGTTCCGGAACCTCTGGCTCATCGTGCTGACCCTGGCGGGCTTCGCGCTCGTCCTGGACTGGGCCGACCGCCGGGGCCGGAAGTCCAAGCCGCTCGGCGACCTCACGCCGCGGCACGCGGTGTACTTCGGCCTCGCGCAGGCCATGGCGCTCATCCCGGGCGTGTCCCGGTCGGGCGGCACGATCACGGCGGGCCTGCTCATGGGCTACACCCGCGAGGCCGCCGCGCGGTACTCGTTCCTGCTCGCCATCCCCGCCGTGCTCGGCTCCGGGCTGTACCAGCTCGCGTCGTCGGTCGGGGACTTCGGCAGCGCCGGGACGCCCGGCCTCGGCGTGACGCTCATCGCGACGCTCGTGGCGTTCGTCGTCGGGTACGTCGTGATCATCGGGTTCCTCAAGATCGTGTCGACGTACTCCTACCGGCCGTTCGTCGTCTACCGGATCGGGCTCGCGGTCGTCGTCGCGCTGCTGCTCGTCACCGGGGTGCTGCACCCGCTCGCGGGGGCCTGA
- a CDS encoding CorA family divalent cation transporter, whose amino-acid sequence MEHAWVHGDDGWTATAPDGLLGLLAAPEPPAAWVHVDSLDALADAARQAGVPESVVRRSVAGGGVREPRHPQLRRLPGGGRYLVSPTLTYDAATRDVRTGLWAALVVDEVTLTAEEGPGALLDDVLEHLGDAEHLPQDRGSHVFAAVLMSLVRRAGDVEAGIGEAVADVEQVVFTPDAGDPAEVVYDLKREIAEARRALVPLLAAFPELVAEQEDSRRETRTMRWMRRLDAVLTKVDRHLDAHDDLLGDMLNVHLSRVSVRQNEDMRKISAWAAIIAVPTLIAGVYGMNFDHMPELHWLVGYPAALLLMGGAAFWLFRLFKRSGWL is encoded by the coding sequence ATGGAACACGCCTGGGTGCACGGGGACGACGGCTGGACGGCGACGGCGCCGGACGGGCTGCTGGGGCTGCTCGCGGCCCCCGAGCCGCCCGCCGCGTGGGTGCACGTCGACTCCCTCGACGCGCTCGCCGACGCCGCCCGCCAGGCCGGCGTCCCGGAGTCCGTGGTCCGGCGGTCGGTGGCCGGCGGCGGGGTGCGCGAGCCGCGGCACCCGCAGCTCCGCCGGCTGCCCGGCGGCGGCCGCTACCTGGTCAGCCCCACGCTCACGTACGACGCCGCCACCCGCGACGTGCGCACCGGCCTGTGGGCCGCGCTCGTCGTCGACGAGGTCACCCTCACCGCCGAGGAGGGCCCCGGCGCGCTGCTCGACGACGTCCTGGAGCACCTCGGCGACGCCGAGCACCTCCCCCAGGACCGCGGCAGCCACGTGTTCGCCGCGGTGCTCATGTCGCTGGTGCGCCGCGCCGGGGACGTCGAGGCCGGCATCGGGGAGGCGGTCGCCGACGTCGAGCAGGTCGTGTTCACCCCGGACGCGGGCGACCCGGCCGAGGTCGTCTACGACCTCAAGCGCGAGATCGCCGAGGCCCGGCGCGCGCTCGTCCCGCTGCTCGCCGCGTTCCCCGAGCTCGTCGCGGAGCAGGAGGACAGCCGCCGCGAGACCCGCACGATGCGGTGGATGCGCCGCCTCGACGCCGTGCTGACCAAGGTGGACCGGCACCTCGACGCCCACGACGACCTGCTCGGGGACATGCTCAACGTGCACCTGTCCCGGGTGTCCGTGCGGCAGAACGAGGACATGCGGAAGATCTCCGCGTGGGCGGCGATCATCGCGGTGCCGACGCTCATCGCCGGCGTGTACGGGATGAACTTCGACCACATGCCGGAGCTGCACTGGCTCGTGGGGTACCCCGCGGCGCTGCTCCTGATGGGCGGCGCGGCGTTCTGGCTGTTCCGGCTCTTCAAGCGCTCCGGGTGGCTGTAG
- a CDS encoding aldo/keto reductase — MEQRQLGRTGLRVSHLGLGTLTWSRDTEAHDAAEQLRDFADAGGTLVDTSASYADGGAEELLGSLLGTVVPRDELVLCTKAGVRRTPEGGVVDASRGALLDTLDASLRRLGTDHVDLWLVQTPDPRTPLAETVSALRRAVDSGRARYVGLSNHAGWQVARAATLLGEDPGLAAVEAEYSLLQRGIEREVLPAAADLGIGVLAWSPLGRGVLTGKYRRTVPADSRAASPHLAGFVEPYLGSVAAAVVEAVVTAADGLGRAPLEVALAWLRVRAQVASAVVGARTPAQLRATLAAEDVELPPEILRALDEVSAPALGYPERR, encoded by the coding sequence ATGGAACAGCGCCAGCTCGGACGGACCGGCCTGCGGGTCTCCCACCTCGGCCTCGGGACGCTGACCTGGAGCCGCGACACCGAGGCCCACGACGCCGCCGAGCAGCTGCGCGACTTCGCCGACGCGGGCGGCACGCTCGTCGACACCTCGGCGTCCTACGCGGACGGCGGCGCGGAGGAGCTGCTGGGGTCGCTGCTCGGCACCGTGGTCCCCCGCGACGAGCTCGTGCTGTGCACCAAGGCCGGCGTGCGGCGCACGCCGGAGGGCGGCGTGGTGGACGCCTCGCGAGGCGCGCTGCTCGACACGCTGGACGCCTCGCTGCGCCGGCTGGGCACGGACCACGTCGACCTGTGGCTGGTGCAGACCCCCGACCCGCGGACGCCGCTCGCCGAGACGGTCAGCGCGCTGCGCCGGGCCGTGGACTCGGGGCGCGCCCGCTACGTCGGGCTGTCGAACCACGCCGGCTGGCAGGTCGCCCGCGCGGCGACGCTCCTCGGCGAGGACCCGGGGCTCGCCGCGGTCGAGGCGGAGTACTCGCTGCTCCAGCGCGGCATCGAGCGCGAGGTGCTGCCCGCGGCGGCCGACCTCGGCATCGGCGTGCTCGCCTGGTCCCCGCTGGGCCGCGGCGTGCTGACCGGCAAGTACCGCCGGACGGTCCCGGCCGACTCGCGCGCCGCGTCGCCGCACCTGGCCGGGTTCGTCGAGCCCTACCTCGGTTCGGTGGCCGCCGCCGTCGTGGAGGCCGTGGTCACCGCCGCCGACGGGCTCGGGCGCGCGCCGCTGGAGGTCGCCCTCGCCTGGCTGCGGGTGCGCGCCCAGGTCGCGTCGGCGGTCGTCGGCGCGCGGACGCCGGCGCAGCTGCGGGCCACGCTCGCGGCCGAGGACGTCGAGCTCCCGCCGGAGATCCTGCGGGCGCTCGACGAGGTCAGCGCGCCGGCGCTGGGCTACCCCGAACGGCGCTGA
- a CDS encoding primosomal protein codes for MAIDPRAALDRLIAALEAHYTAVSTRRGEDDPAVDDAYDVLADAFEVYDDALGTVHGEATPFYLAEDDEEDEEDEDAEADDYDLDDLPEADEDDLAR; via the coding sequence ATGGCTATCGACCCGCGCGCGGCACTGGACCGCCTCATCGCTGCGCTCGAGGCGCACTACACCGCCGTGTCCACCCGGCGCGGCGAGGACGACCCGGCCGTCGACGACGCGTACGACGTGCTCGCGGACGCGTTCGAGGTGTACGACGACGCGCTGGGCACCGTGCACGGGGAGGCCACGCCGTTCTACCTCGCGGAGGACGACGAGGAGGACGAGGAGGACGAGGACGCCGAGGCGGACGACTACGACCTCGACGACCTGCCCGAGGCGGACGAGGACGACCTCGCCCGCTGA